CTGTCGCCATCCAAATTAAGTGTAGCAGAATCCACAAAACGCGTGGTAATTCCAAGCATCTCCGAAATTTTAATAATCAAATAATGATTCAATTCCTTTAGTGAAGTCCATTTTTTTTGGTGCAAATAATCTTCAATTAACGGTTCCAATTGATGGAAATAAGGAGCAGCTCTGTATCCCATATACAACGATCGGAAATGCGTTTCCTGCCATTCGCTATCAATTACTACTTCGCTGATTTTACTATTCGCAAAGCTATTGTCAACGGGTATGGTCAACCAATGCAAGCCATTTTTGTTGTAAATTTTATTTCGATTTCTCCAATCACGTTTGGTGTATTTTACTTCATCATAAAATACAAATACATCAGCATCGTTAATCAAATCGAAATAACCTTTCCAGGGAATATAATTGGATTGAAGTATTACTACTTTCATTACACTAAATTTAAAGGATGTGATAAAATTTTAAATGGATTGCCAATAATATGGCTATTGTTGGGAATATTTTTGGTAATTACTGTACCAACGCCGGCCACACAATTATTGCCAATACTTACTTGATAGGTTGCTACTGTGCCGCTGCCTAAAAAAGTATAATCGCCCACCTGAATAGCACCCGACAAAATAACGCCCGGTGAAATATAGCTGCAATTACCAATGTTGCAATCGTGTGAAATTACTACCGAATTATTGAGTACGGTTCCATCACCAATAATTACGTTGCTATCGATGTTGCTACAAGGATATAAAAAACTACCTTGCCCTACCCTACTCGATTTTGAGCGAAAAACTGTGGGATGTATAAAGGTCGGTAACTTGCGTCCCTTTTGCAAAAGCTCTGTTATAATTTTATGTTTTAGTGGTAAATTTTTATAGCCCATACTCACATAAAATGAGTAGTCTTTAAATTTATCTTGCGAATATTCAGCAAATGCGAAGGCTCCAGCTACTTTCTGTGCTGCAAGAGCATCGTCAAAATAAATGCTTTCATCGGGGCGTTCAAACTCATCAATAAATGATTTGAACTGATTTCCTAAAATACCAAAACCTATGTAAGCTACTTTCATGCTATTAACGGCGTAGTTTCACTACGGACGCATTAAATATTAATTTTTTGCTCTAAAATAAATAAAGGACGTTCCTTCACCTGTTCAAATATTTTTCCGATATAAATTCCTACAATGCCAATACTCATTAATATTAAACCTGTAGAGAACAAAATCGCTAAAAACAAACTTGGCCAACCGGGCTGAAATCCTTTGTAGAAGTATAAAAATGCAACTATGAGTCCGGTAAGAAATGTACAAAATGATAGAAAAAATCCGGTATATACCGACAAGCGCAATAATTTATCGGAGTGTGAAGTCCAACCTTGCAAAGCCAACAAAAGCAATTTCGAAATGGTATAAGAACTGCGTCCTTCGTAGCGTTCGTTATGCTCAACCGTAATGCTGGTGCTTGAAAACCCTACCCATTTAATGAGTTGAATATACAGTCGATCTTTGTCTTTAAGCTTATTAAATTCGACTTTAACACGTGCCGAAAATAAAATCATGGTTCCTACATCGAGGTCATAATTTTTATCTGAAAAAACGCTAAACAGCAAGTTATACACCTTTGAACTGAGGTATTTGATAAATGAACTTTTGCGATTTTTTCGTTTGGTATACACTACATCAACTTTTTGTTGTGTATAGGCGGCATATAGTTCGTGAATGTGCGAAGGATCGTCTTGTAAATCACAATCCATAATAACAATAACTTCACCGTTGGCAAGTTGCATTCCGGCGCTAACGGCATAATGTTGTCCAAAATTGCGGCTTAGTTTAATTCCTTTCACTCGTTTGTCGCGCGCGCAATTTTCAACAATTTTTTGCCAGCTGTTATCAGGACCACAATCTTCGACAAGCAGAATTTCGAAGTTTTCAGATATTTTTTTCAGCTCAGCACTTAGGCGTAGCACCAATTCATCAACAATGCGTTCGGCTTTGTATACAGGGCTAATGACTGAAATTTTAGGTTGGGATGAGTTTTCCACAAACGGCTTCAAAATTTTTAATGGTCACAAATTTAGTGTAATGTTTGAAAATACCATGCTTTTAGATTGTCTTGAATTTTGAATTTTTGCTCTAAATTTGCCCGAATCTAAATTTCAGCAAGCAGCAGGCATTTATGCTTTTTAATTCCATTGATTTTATTTTGTTTTTTTTGGTGGTAACCCCACTGTATTTTTTGCTGCCTTTTAAATTTAGATGGCTCATGCTATTGCTGGCGAGTTGCTATTTTTATATGGCATTTGTGCCCATCTATATTTTAATATTGGGTGCTACTATAGTGATAGATTATTTTGCCGGAATATGGATTGAACGCAGTAGCGGCCGTCAACGAAAGCTGCTTCTAGTTTTAAGCCTAATCAGCAACATAGGAGTTTTAGCTGTTTTTAAATACTATAATTTTTTAAATGAAAATTTTAGTCTGCTCACCCATAGTTTAGGCTTTCAGAATCCCATACCTTATTTATCCATTTTACTTCCCATTGGCTTAAGTTTTCACACGTTTCAAGCCATGAGCTATACCATTGAAGTTTACAGAGGCAATCAAAAAGCCGAACAGCATTTTGGTATTTATTCCTTGTATGTAATGTTTTATCCTCAATTGGTTGCAGGTCCTATTGAGCGCCCTCAAAATATTTTGCACCAATTAAAAGAGGAACATAAATTCAACTACACAAATGCCACACAAGGCCTTAAACTAATGGCTTGGGGCATGTTTAAAAAAGTGGTGATTGCCGATCGACTGGCTACCATGGTGAATGAAGTTTACGATCATTCAGAGTTGTATACCGGTATTCCATTGATTATTGCAACTGTATTTTTTGCTTTTCAAATTTACTGCGACTTCTCGGGATATAGCGATATTGCTATTGGTGCGGCTAGGGTAATGGGAATTAATTTGATGCTCAATTTTAATCGTCCCTATTCGGCTCTGAGTATTTCTGAATTTTGGGGAAAATGGCACATCTCTTTATCAACCTGGTTTCGCGATTATTTGTATATCCCTTTGGGAGGCAATCGCGTAGCGGTTCCACGTTGGTACTTCAATTTATTTTGTGTGTTTTTACTAAGTGGTTTATGGCACGGAGCCAGTTGGAATTACATTATTTGGGGAGCCTTACATGGATTTTATTTGGTATTTGCTTTACTTACTCAAAAGTATCGTGATGCTATTTCAAAGGCTGTTGGATTGAAACAAAATGCACTTTTATACAGCTTGGTGCAACGCCTTATTACTTTTATTCTTGTAGCTTTTGCATGGATTTTTTTCAGAGCCAAAACTTTTGCTAGTGCAAGTTATATTGTAAGTCATTTGCTTGATTTTGCGCCTAATTTCTCAAATTTTGATACAGTAAAATTAGTTTATCTTGGAAAGGATTCAGGTACCTTTCTTACTGCACTAGTTTTTATTGCTTTGTTACAATGGATTGAAAAGAAGCAAGCTGAACCTGCGAATGTGAATTTATTTTCGAATCGTTCGCTACCACTTCGATGGACTTTTTATTTGTTGCTGATGTTGAGTATTTGCTTGTTTGGTGTGTTTCACACGAATGCTGAATTTATTTATTTTCAATTTTAAAGCTGATGAAAGCATTCTTTTACAAACTCTTAGTGTTTTTCTTAGTACTGATGCTTCCCTTATACGGACTCGAAAAATACTATGATTATTATTTCAGCAAAAACCTTGATTCTTGTAATAAACCTCTTTGGGTGTTGAAGCAACAACAGCAGCACTATGATTTTGCTGCAATAGGTTCATCCCGTGTTTTTAATATGCTCGACATTGTAAGTATTGAAAAAATAACAGGCAAAAAAGGAATCAATATCGCAGCATCAGGTTCGGGTTATGCCGAAAATTACTTGCTGTTGAAACAGTTTACAAAGTCGAATACCATTTCTACCTTGCTTGTTCAAGTAGATGTTTATTCCTTGGATGCGCACAATGCATTTGGTTATCCTTTTCACGATTATTTGTATTTGAATAAATTAAACGATGCCGAAGTTGATTCTATTTACCGCGATAATGTGCCCGCATTGAGGTATTACAGCTGGAAGTTTTTGCCTTTTACAAAATACATGGAATACAGTAATTTTTATTCCTTTTACAAAGTAATGCGTGGAGGCTATGAATGCAGCAGCTCCTTTTTAGATACTACCAAAGGTACATTTTTAGTAGATGGCAGTGAAGCTGCAACCGCTGAAAAAAGCGACAAAAACCAACAATTTAAATACCGCTATATTGATGCGAAAGACATGGCTTATCTGGAAAAAATAATAAGTTATTGCCGTTCAAAAAATATTCGAATACTGTTTTATTCGGCTCCCGAATATGCTAAAAGCTTTGCATTGCAGGGCAATCGCGATAAACTATTTAAGGAGATAAAACAACTTGCTGCCAAAAATTCTATTACTTATTATAACTTTGAAACGCCATCGGTAAAGCTGTGCAACGATTTTACATTGTTTAAAGACAATACACACCTCAACATCAAAGGGAGTTTATTGTTTTCGAAGCAATTTGCCGATAGTCTTAAACAACAATTATGACCAGTTTAAAGGTGCTTTTTATTGCCAAAGAAAATGATGCATACGCTGAAAAAGCAATGGCATTTCTTTCTTCATTATACCCTTCTGCCATTTGTGTAACGGGCAAGCGAGGTTCTGAATTACCTGCAGCTATTGCCAACTGGAAAGGCGATTTACTTATTTCCTATTTATCGCCTTGGATAATTCCTGCAGAAGTATTGGAAAATGCACAACTTGCATCCATTAATTTTCATCCGGGTTCACCGGCCTATCCCGGCATTGGTTGTACCAATTTTGCTTTGTATAACAACGAAAAACAATTTGGAATAACCTGTCATCACATGTTACCAAAAGTTGATACCGGAAACATTATTGCTGTTAGTTACTTTCCTATTGAGCAAAACGACAGTGTTTGGACACTTACACAGCGTTGCTATGTAGCTATTTCCGACTTGTTTGTGAAAGTAATGAGCGAATTGCATGAAAGTGGAAAATTTGCTGTATCGCCCGAAACATGGCAACGAGCTGCCTATCGCAGAGTTGAATTAAATGCGCTTTGCAAAATCACGAGCGACATGAGCGAGGAGGAAGTTAATCGCCGAATACGCGCTACTACCTTTCCGAATATGCCCGGTGCTTATATTGAATTGTATGGTCACAAATTTAACTACACTGTTTGATGGAATCGGATAAAGATTGGATGTATAAATCCTATCATGAATTATTTTCTCCACTGGTAATGCAATTCGATCGAAGTGCAAATTGCTATGCACGCTATTTAAAAAATAAGAGCTACCTAAATGCAAAAACGCTAAAGCAAGCCAATAGTGAAATATTGCGTTTGTTGATGGACAAAAGCAGTTTAATTCCTGAAAAATTAAATTCGGATGCTTTATTATTAATTGACCATTTGGATGTGTGGTTTGCTCAATTTGAACAACTCGAAAAAGAATTGAACCCACATGCAAGCAGCGAATTTGTTTTTTATAGAACAGCCGAAGGAACTGAATTCCCTAAGCAAAGTGAACTTCATTTTAGAGCTATGAAACAGCAACTAAAGCAGGCTTTTTCTGCTGAAAACAATAGTAATTAAAGAGATGCTATCCTTAACCCGCAAGCAAAAAATTACCTGGTTTAGCTTTATTTTCAGTTGTAAGCTTTTACTCTTTGTATTTTTTGCTTTTGAATTTTCTAAAAATTATCCCACTGAATTTAAATACAATTCGCTTTTTATTATTGATGGCGAAACGGTAAGTTATTACATGCCTATTGAGAGTTTGGCTGAAGGAAATGGATATAGTTTTAAGGAACAAAAAGTGGGTAGCGATGAATACCTCTATTTTCCTTCAACACGTAGGGTTCCAGGAATAGCTGTACTTTATTATCCCTTGCTTAAATTGATGTCGGTAAATGCAGCACGAAGTGTACTAATTTTGCTGCAATTTTTGTTGAGCACGGTATCGGTGTATTTATTGGGATTAATTGCGCTCTACTTATTTTCATCTTATTCGGCCTTTGTAATCACTCTCATTTTATATTCGGCTAGCAGCTTTGTAAGTATTTTCGACCACTACGGAATCAGCGAAAGTTTTTCAATTTCATTTTTGATTTATGGAATGTACTTTTCGGTAAAAGCTGCGAAGCAAAGAGGTTTACAAAATTATTGGTGGGCAGGAGTGTTTTTGTGTTGGAGTACTTTTATACGACCTGCTTTTGGTGTTTGTTTTCCGGCGGCTGCGGTTTTAATTATGTATGAATATTGGAAACAAAAGCAATTAATTAGCCTTTCTTTTTTTAAAGCAATGATGCTGTTGGGGATTCCGCTTTTGTTGTGTTTAAGTTTATGGACTTACCGCAATTATAAAGTAAGTGCGAAAATAATTCCATTAGAAGACAATGTTCAAAAAACTCAAGTATTTGCTTACGATGCGCGTTTGGTGGCTATTTGGGATTTGATTGGTGCTTGGGGTGGACAAATTACCCGATGGTCGCCGAATTCGATGGGTGAATATTTTTTATCGCGCAAACCTGTGCAATCTCAGGAAGCATTTAGCAGCAGAATGTTGAGCAGTGAATGTACTTTTGATTCGATAAAATCCTTGCAACAAAATTACCTTCTTTCGTATGATAAATCGCACCCTTTTGAGCAGCGACTTCAATTGGCGCATCGTGTAATTGAGCAATCCTATCGTTTTCGAAAAACGTTTATGCGTGAAAAGCCTTTTCAGTATTATGTAGTTTCGCCACTGGCGCTAACAGCTAAGTTTTATTATTTCTCAACGGTAAGTTATTTACCTTTTCCATCGTTGCAGGAAATGAAGCTGTATCAAAAAGCAATAAAGGTTTTTTACATCTTATTTTTTAATTTGATGTTAATTGGAACTATAGCCTGCATAGTATTAATTATTAAAAAACGCATACTAAGCAATTTGATATTTTTAGCTTTTCCATTCTTGTATACTGCAATCATGATTGGAATTTATTACGCAAGCGAACAACGCTACATGGCACCGGTGTATCCATTTTTGGTGCTGTATGCTGCCTACTTTGTTTCTCTTTTACTACCAAGGTTTAAAAAATAATTAGTTTGGGTTAGCTTGATTATTCTATTTTAATAAAATAAAAAAAATCGCGTCAGGTTGATTATTCTATTTTGATAGAATAAAATCATCGGGTCAGGTTGATTATTCTATTCTAATAGAATAAAAAAATTGGGTCAGGTTGAGCATTCTATTCTAATAGAATAAAAAAATTGGGTCAGGTTGAGCGGAGTCGAAACCCGTGTGCTGGCCGGCGCTGATGATGAGCCTACGCGCTCCTTCGACTTCGCTCAGGATGACCCTGTTGGGTTTGGAGTCAGGTTGAGCATTATTTTTAATAAAAATATTTAGTTCGGGTCAGGTTGATATTCTATTTTGATAGAATAAAAAGCATGGGTCAGGTTGAGTATTCTATATTAATAGAAAAAAATTGGGGTCAGGTTGAGCGGAGTCGAAACCCGTGTGTTAGCGTCGCTGATGATGAGGCCACGCGCTCCTTCGACTTCGCTCAGGATGACCCTGTTGGGTTTCGGTCAGGTTGAGTGTTCTATTTTATTTAGAATAAAAAAACATGGGACTGGTTGAATATTCTATTTTAATAGAATAAAAAGTTCGAGGCAGGTTGAGCGGAGTCGAAACCCGTGTGTTGGCCGTCGCTGATGATGAGCCTGCGCACTCCTTCGACTTCGCTCAGGATGACCCGGCGGGGATGTTGGTTCAGGTTGATATTCTATTTTGATAGAATAAAAAGCTAGGGTCAGGTTGAGCGGAGTCGAAACCCGTGTGTTGGCCGTCGCTGATGATGAGCCCACGCGCTCCTTCGACTTCAGGATGACCCTGTTTATTGGGTGAGTTACTTCTTTGAATTTAAATGACTCGTTTTATTCTTACAAACTGCAAGCTCTTTAATCTTATCCCAATTATCTTCGATCAAAGCTTCTTTTTTCTTTCTTGACCAACCTTTTATTTGTTTTTCAAATTCTATAGCTTGATCAGGTTGTAAGAATTGTTCAACATAGACTAATTTTACAGGTCTCCTTGAAAAAGTATAAGCAATAGGATTCTCTCCTTCATTGTGCTCTGCAAGTCTTCTATCAATATCATTTGTAATTCCTGTATAATAACTTTTATCGGAACATTCCAAGATATAGGTAAAAAAGTACTTTAACATAAATGAGTATTAATAAAATCAGCTAATGAAAATCAAACTTAAAAATTTTAAAAATAGTGTTTCTCGGGTTTAGTGTTTTTATTTATTTAAAATAAAAAAAACGTTTCTCGTTGATTATTCTATTTTTTTTAGAATAAAAAGTTCGGGTCTGGTTGAGCATTATTTTTAATAAAAATATTTAGTTCGGGTCAGGTTGATATTCTATTTTGATAGAATAAAAGGCATGGGGTCAGGTTGAGCGAAGTTGAAACCCGTGCGTTGGCCGTCGCTGATGATGAGCCGAAGTGCTCCTTCAACTTCGCTCAGGATGACCCGGCGGGGATGTCGGGTCAGGTTGAGTATTATTATTTACAAAAATATTTAGCTAGGGTCAGGTTGAGCGGAGTCGAAACCCGTGCGTTGGCCGTCGCTGATGATGAGCCCACGCGCTCCTTCGACTTCGCTCAGGATGACCCTGTTGGGTTTGGGTCAGGTTGAGTGTTCTATTTTATTTAGAATAAAAAAACATGGGACTGGTTGAGTATTCTATATTAATAGAATAAAAAATTTGGGTCAGGTTGAGCGGAGTCGAAACCCGTGCGTTGGCCGTCGCTGATGATGAGCCCACGCACTCCTTCGACTTCGCTCAGGATGACCCTGTTGGGTTTGGGTCAGGTTGAGTGTTCTATTTTATTTAGAATAAAAAAACATGGGACAGGTTGAATATTCCATTTTAATAGAATAAAAAGTTCGGGGCAGGTTGAGCGGAGTCGAAACCCGTGTGCTGGCCGTCGCTGATGATGAGCCTGCGCGCTCCTTCGACTTCGCTCAGGATGACCCTGTTGGGAAATTAAATTTTACCGGCGATTTTATTTATGGTAGTTACAATTAACTTATCCCATCGATGATTGTTGAGCAATAATTGTTGTGCCTGTTGCTTTTTGTGGAGTAATTGCTGGGGCGGCATTTCAATAGCTTCAATAAGCGCAGTGCGAATATCGTTCACCTTTGGTGCAGCTAAAAGCCATCCGGTTTTTTCACTTACCAATTCATTTACAGCCCCAACATCGGTAGCAATAGCTGCTAATCCGCAAGCAAATGCTTCCAAAATTACAGTCGGCATTCCTTCGGCATAACTTGCACAAACCAAAACATCGCAGGCTGTTATTAATTCTTTAATTTTATGTTGATCACTGATTGCTCCATGATACTTAATCCGCGCATCTTTCAACTTTTTTTCATCCGGAATTGGACCAATAAAATGAAATTCAAATGCAGCATCGGCAGGCAAAAGCTCAATAGCTTTAGTTAGTTCCTCTATCCCCTTTCGGCGCTCATAGCGACCAACAAACACAAATTTTAGTATGCTGTTGCGTGCATTTATTTGAGGATTAATCCACTCGTCTGCTTCAATCCCAATAGGTATTTGAATAATGCGGTTGTGATGAAAACCCATATCCAGCAGTATTTGGGTGAGGTTTCCGCCCAGCGAAAAAATACGATCAGAGTTTTCTAAATTATAGCGCATGGCTCTTTTTAAAAGCAATTGCTGCAATTTAGCTTTAATACCGGGTGCCTGTTGAAAAGGCTCCATACCATGAAAATTAATTCCTGTTCTTGGAAACTTTTCTAGCTCTGTTATCGCTTTCAATATTTTCCAACCGGCAAAACCTTGTATGTAAATAAAATCAACGGGTGCATTTTGCTTCAGCTTGGTATAAATGGCTTCTGAATACTTAAACGACTCGCGCAAATAATGTCCGGGCAATTTACCGGCCTTAGGAAATGGAATAATATAGGAATGCAAATAATGTTTCTCTTCTTCAGTAAAAAATTCGAGCTTAGAACTGTCGTAGCTAGTGTTTTGAATGCAGTGATATAAATGTACCTCTACTTTTTTTTGCGCAAAATACTTCGCTAAGTAATACGAATGCTTTTGCATACCGCCCATGGCGTAAGGAAAAATACCATCGGTAAGCAAAGCTATTTTCATGTTAAATAATATTTAATTCCTGCAAAAGCAAAGTATAACTCAAATGATTTTGCGCTGAATCTTTATAAAAATATTTCTTCGACAAGTCTATCAATCGCTGCTTCTCGTCGTGTGGACGTTTGCGCAAATTCATCTCCATATCGGCTCCGGTAACCAACCAACCGCAATGATGGTACTTTACAAATTCGGAATAATCACCTAAATTTTCAGAAATAAGTACCGGTAAACCAAGCGCCAAATACTCGGCAAATTTAGTAGGTGAAGCAACCGAATTGGTAAGCGATTGTTCGCGAATTAATATTCCATAATCACCAACCGATAAGTACAAATTAATAAAATGATGATCAATCCATTTTGTATACACATTCGATGGATAGCGGCTTTTGAGGTTCGAAACAAATTCATCTTCGCGTGTAAGAAACAAAATTTTTACACGGGGATTTTTCTCAATTTGAGTAGTTAAAAATTCAGTAACTAAATTAAACGATTGCCATCCGGCCGCAGAGCCAGAATAAACCAGCACTACATCCTTTTCATCAAAACCAAACTCAGCACGCACCTCTTTAATTCCTTCTTCAGTAAAATCAGAATGAGCAAAATTACTGAGCAAAGTAGTGGGTATTACAACATGTTTTTTCTGGGTATAGTCAAAATGCGTTTTCCAGTATTCTACCAGCTTATGTGAAACAGCAATACGAAAATCGGAGTCTAGTACTGCAATTTTTTCGGCCGGCTTTATAGCATCGCGAATGTTGGCATCGGGTGTAACATCGTATTCGGTCCACTCGGCAAAAGTAGCTCCGCGCCCATCGTATACAACCTTTTGCAAAGCGCTATACTTGCGCATCATAATACCCAAATTGGTAGCAAAAGGATTGCGGCAAATAGCAGTTTTATGACGGGCAAAAAAATTAATAAGTAGCAATGGCAAAATATTCCATTTCCAAATTTGCAAAGGAAATAGCGGAAGTACATAACAATGTTTATAAGCACGTTTTATTTTAGCGCGGTTAGCAAAGTAAACACGAGGCGAAAAAAATGCAATGAGCCGAACCCTTGTCGAAAAATTTTTGGATAAATAGGTACAAACATCAATTACCTGACTTTGGTATACCGACGAGTAGCCATCGTCGAGTGTAATATAGAGCATTAGTTTTTGGTAAGAATTTTAATAATACGTTCGGTAGATTTTCCATCCCAATATTTAGGAATTTTTCCTGCTTTGTAGGTACCGTTTACAATGGTATTAATTTTACTTTTTATTTTTTTGAGGTCAAATGCTATCAGTTCGTTTGAGCCAATGGTAATGGTTATCGGCCTTTCGGTATTGGAGCGCAAGGTTAAACAAGGAATCTGCAAAAAGGTAGTTTCTTCCTGTATGCCACCACTATCGGTTATTATAAACTTCGACTCTTTAATTAATTTTTGAAAACTAAAATAATCGAGCGGATCGGTAATAATTAAATTCGGATTGTTTTTAAGTTGTTGATGCAAATTAAAATATTCCATGCTGCTTACAGTGCGCGGATGAATGGGGAAAACCACTTTAAAATCGCGCGTTACCATATCAATCAAGCCAATCAGCTTTTGAAGTCCCTCTTTAGTATCAACGGTTGCCGGTCGATGCATAGTCATTAACACAAATTCTTTCGATTGTAAACCAATTTTGCGAAGTATGGTCGATTTCTCAATTTGCTTCGAAAAGGCCACCATGGTATCAATCATGGTATTGCCTACCATAAAGGTATTTTTATTGGTTTTACCTTCTTTCAATAAGTTATCGAGTCCGCTTTGTTCGGTTACAAAAAACAGGTCGCTAATGGCATCGGTTAATATACGGTTATGTTCCTCGGGCATACTTTTATCGAAACTACGCAAACCACTTTCAAGATGAGCAATTTTAATATCCAGTTTATTGGCGGTAAGCGCAGCAGCAAAGGTTGAGTTAACATCGCCCACCACAATCACCCAATCGGGCTTATGGTCGATGAGCACATCCTCGAGCTTGTTAATAATTTCGGCCATTTGCTTGTTGGCAGTGCTTGGCGCGATATTTAAAAAATAATCGGGAACAAGGTTAAACTGTTCAAAAAACACATCCGCCATTTTGGTATCGTAGTGCTGGCCGGTGTGAACTACCTTTATTTCGAGGTTGGGAAACTTTTTGGCTTCCTTTTTAAACTGCGTTATTTTTATAAAATTTGGCCTGGTGCCTATTACAATCAGTATCTTCTTTTTTTTTCCCATCCGGTACAATTCCTATTTTGATAAAGTTGTGATTATCAATACACTTTACCGTACTCATTTCATCCAAAGGCACAAATATAATTGATTTTAAGCAAACGAACTGTGCACTTGGTTGCACATTCAAAATATTGGACATAAAAGGCTTAGTAATTTGGGCATTCTCCGATGAAAAATCGGAGCCGGGCTTTCGCCACTCGCATCCGCCGGCTGGCGGAGTGCTCAAACAAAGGCTCTATCCCTAATGCGGAACTCTACAATTATATTCAACTTAGTTTTCTGCTTCATGATTTATTAAACTTAAGTAAATCAATTAGTTAATCTATAATTATCTTACAAATTAGTGCACATTTGTTTCAACACTAAATGCATCCTGAATAGCGCACTTATCCTAAATGAAAATTAAACTCAAAATTCATAATTAACCCAATCCTTTTTGTTGAATTTTTGCTCCCATTTCTAAAAACATCCCTAAAAAATCATCCTTTTTGAGTATTGTTCAAAATCAGAATAGCATCTATTTTGCACACCTCTTTCATCCAACAAAAAAGGTATTTATACTTACTAAACGAGTATGTCAAAAAGCTATAGCGCAAGTTGTATTGTACATCGAGGAGCAAACCGAATTGCCGTTAAATTTAAAGCCGATCGTGCTTTAATTGAGCGTTTCAGAAAGCTCGAAGGCGCGTTGTGGAGTCAAACATTAAAAACCTGGCACTTACCCGATACTCCCGAATACCGCAAGCAATTTAAAGTAGATCTTCCAACTGTGAACTCACCGGAAGTTGTAAAGGTAAAAGGGTACGGTACCGTAAGTTTGGCGTCACAAGTAAATTTACCGGCATCACAAGATTCACCGATTATTAATAAAGCTATCATCGAAAATACTAATTCGGTAACTCAAACAAATTCTGCAAAAAGCGAACAAAATCAACAAGTACAAACTACAAACCGGCAAAGTTTAACAAAGGCAAAACAATTTTGGGTAAAGCCTGCCAGCTCAGGTAACAATGCACAAGTATCCGGTAAATTATCCTTAAATAAAAGTATACCAGCATCTCAAAATCAACAGCAAAACAAGGTACAGCAAGCATCAAGTGGTATAGGCGATGAGCGAAGCAAAATCCGAAATCCTATTTCAGATAAGTTGGCTGCCCACATTACCAACTTTAATCGTTGGTTAAAATCGAGGCGCTATAGTTCAAATACGATTAAAACTTATTGTGAAGCAATTAAATCGTTTTTAGTATTCGCCAACAAGGAGCAATTAGATGAAATAAGTAATAGTGATATTATTAATTTCAACAACGATGTAA
This region of Bacteroidota bacterium genomic DNA includes:
- a CDS encoding GIY-YIG nuclease family protein, whose amino-acid sequence is MLKYFFTYILECSDKSYYTGITNDIDRRLAEHNEGENPIAYTFSRRPVKLVYVEQFLQPDQAIEFEKQIKGWSRKKKEALIEDNWDKIKELAVCKNKTSHLNSKK
- a CDS encoding acetyltransferase, yielding MKVAYIGFGILGNQFKSFIDEFERPDESIYFDDALAAQKVAGAFAFAEYSQDKFKDYSFYVSMGYKNLPLKHKIITELLQKGRKLPTFIHPTVFRSKSSRVGQGSFLYPCSNIDSNVIIGDGTVLNNSVVISHDCNIGNCSYISPGVILSGAIQVGDYTFLGSGTVATYQVSIGNNCVAGVGTVITKNIPNNSHIIGNPFKILSHPLNLV
- a CDS encoding MBOAT family protein, whose translation is MLFNSIDFILFFLVVTPLYFLLPFKFRWLMLLLASCYFYMAFVPIYILILGATIVIDYFAGIWIERSSGRQRKLLLVLSLISNIGVLAVFKYYNFLNENFSLLTHSLGFQNPIPYLSILLPIGLSFHTFQAMSYTIEVYRGNQKAEQHFGIYSLYVMFYPQLVAGPIERPQNILHQLKEEHKFNYTNATQGLKLMAWGMFKKVVIADRLATMVNEVYDHSELYTGIPLIIATVFFAFQIYCDFSGYSDIAIGAARVMGINLMLNFNRPYSALSISEFWGKWHISLSTWFRDYLYIPLGGNRVAVPRWYFNLFCVFLLSGLWHGASWNYIIWGALHGFYLVFALLTQKYRDAISKAVGLKQNALLYSLVQRLITFILVAFAWIFFRAKTFASASYIVSHLLDFAPNFSNFDTVKLVYLGKDSGTFLTALVFIALLQWIEKKQAEPANVNLFSNRSLPLRWTFYLLLMLSICLFGVFHTNAEFIYFQF
- a CDS encoding WbqC family protein; its protein translation is MKVVILQSNYIPWKGYFDLINDADVFVFYDEVKYTKRDWRNRNKIYNKNGLHWLTIPVDNSFANSKISEVVIDSEWQETHFRSLYMGYRAAPYFHQLEPLIEDYLHQKKWTSLKELNHYLIIKISEMLGITTRFVDSATLNLDGDRVQRLVNICTQLGATEYISGPAAKEYLKDSHHFFHEKNLKLSFKSYPVYPTYKQMAEPFEHAVSILDLIAHIELSQIKKYIWDF
- a CDS encoding glycosyltransferase family 4 protein gives rise to the protein MKIALLTDGIFPYAMGGMQKHSYYLAKYFAQKKVEVHLYHCIQNTSYDSSKLEFFTEEEKHYLHSYIIPFPKAGKLPGHYLRESFKYSEAIYTKLKQNAPVDFIYIQGFAGWKILKAITELEKFPRTGINFHGMEPFQQAPGIKAKLQQLLLKRAMRYNLENSDRIFSLGGNLTQILLDMGFHHNRIIQIPIGIEADEWINPQINARNSILKFVFVGRYERRKGIEELTKAIELLPADAAFEFHFIGPIPDEKKLKDARIKYHGAISDQHKIKELITACDVLVCASYAEGMPTVILEAFACGLAAIATDVGAVNELVSEKTGWLLAAPKVNDIRTALIEAIEMPPQQLLHKKQQAQQLLLNNHRWDKLIVTTINKIAGKI
- a CDS encoding glycosyltransferase, which produces MENSSQPKISVISPVYKAERIVDELVLRLSAELKKISENFEILLVEDCGPDNSWQKIVENCARDKRVKGIKLSRNFGQHYAVSAGMQLANGEVIVIMDCDLQDDPSHIHELYAAYTQQKVDVVYTKRKNRKSSFIKYLSSKVYNLLFSVFSDKNYDLDVGTMILFSARVKVEFNKLKDKDRLYIQLIKWVGFSSTSITVEHNERYEGRSSYTISKLLLLALQGWTSHSDKLLRLSVYTGFFLSFCTFLTGLIVAFLYFYKGFQPGWPSLFLAILFSTGLILMSIGIVGIYIGKIFEQVKERPLFILEQKINI